The DNA window TGAAAGCAAAGAAACTTACGGAAAATTAATTCCAAACGTTCAAGTTGCTAAAAAGCAAACTATTGAAGAAATTGTAATTTCTAAATTCAAACCTTTCTACGGAAAATCTGAAGAAGAAATTGTGAATATTTTAAAAATTAAAATCAATACAAAAGCAAAAAGTTTTCACGCTAATTTGACAAAAGCAATTCTCGGAATTGAACTTGACAAAGAAATTGAAGAATTTGAAAAAGCTGAAATTATTGTAAAAACAGTTCGCTTGAAAGAAAATGATTTACCAAAAGAAGATATTTCATTTCCTAATTTTAAATACGAAGAAATTGTAAATCAAGATTGGGAAGATTCAGATTTTGCAGCAATTTTGGAACATAAATTCCTATTTGTTTTCTTTCAATTTGAGAACGAAAAACTAATTTTAAGAAAAGTGAAATTTTGGAATATGCCATATTTGGACTTAATTCAAGTTGAAAAAGTTTGGACAAAAACAAAACAAATTGTTGTAAAAGGCGAAATCGTAAAAGAAATAAAAACTAATAAAAAAGGCAATGAAATTCGTTTCACTAATTTTCCTAGTAAGAAATTTAATTCTATTTCTCACGTTCGTCCTCACGCAACAAACGCTTTAGACACCTACGAACTCCCCAAAAAAGATCGGTTAACTAAACAAAATGAATATACAAAACATTGTTTTTGGTTAAACAATTCTTATGTGAAAAATGAAATTTATCTAAAGTAGAAAAAAAGCTTCTACATAAATTGGTCTCACAAAACGTCAACCAAAATTATTGTTAAACTAAAAGTATGTTGATGCCGTAAATAATTTTTCTTTAACTAAAATTGCATACGATAAAAAGATGTCAATATGGCAAAAATCACTGACTCATTAATTGAGCTCACTAAATTAGAAAATTTAGATAAAATAAAAAATGCTGTTTTAGAAATTAAGAATGATATATCAAACCTTAAGGCAGATAAATATGGAGTACTGAAAATAGAACAGAATGGAGCTACTATCCATGTCAATGCACAATTCATTAATAACGAGTTTGCTCAAATATTAGAAACCAAAACAATTGAAAGGACGAAATATTATATTCAACGCTTAGTAAAATCCTTAACAGAAATAAAGACTAGTAAGTTAAATGATATAAACTTGCGTTTATGGAAACAATATGATGATATTTTAACCGATAGTTTATGGATAATAGATAAAAGAGATAAATCGGGTGCTCACGCTGCGAGCTATTGGGGGAATTTTGTACCACAAATCCCAAATCAATTTTTAAGACGATATACAAAAAAAGGAGAATGGGTACTTGATACTTTTCTTGGCAGTGGAACTACTTTGATTGAAAGTAAACGACTTGGTAGAAATGGTATAGGAATTGAAATAAATCCACAAGTTATTGATCTAGCTACAAAAAATATATCAAAAGAAAAAAAACAATTTGACAATCGAACTGAAATTATTAATGCTGATTGCACTGTTTTATCATATGAGGAGACATTAAAAAAGATTGGTGTTAAATCTGTTCAGTTTTTAATTATGCATCCACCATATTGGGATATTATAAAATTTAGCGATAATCCTAATGATATTTCAAATGAAAAAAGTTTAGAGGGTTTTTTATCAAAAATGGGAAATCTTATTGAGCAATCATACAAAGTACTAGATAAAGGAAGATATTGTGCATTAGTCATCGCGGATAAATATTCTGATGGAGAGTTGATACCTCTTGGGTTTTACACAATGCAAGAGTTTTTAAAAAGAGGATATAAACTTAAAGCAACAATTGTAAAAAACTTTGAAGATACTAAAGGCAAAACTAATCAAAAAGAATTGTGGAGATACCGAGCTTTAGTAGGCGGTCTATATATTTTTAAACACGAATATATTTTTCTTTTTAAAAAATAGAATCATTTTCTTTTATGATTTTTGCATTGCTAATAAATTATTTAGACTGTTAGTCTATTCTATTTTTTTTTATTTGTCATCTTTGATAAAATATAAACGGATAACTATCGGGATCAACCACCGGATAAAAATAAAAGCACATAGGCTTTAGCCAAATGCAACATCTTTTTGGCTAAAGCCATTGCTGCATTTCCTTTAATTCCTCCAGCTAAAGCCGAAGGCAAAGGAATAAAGTTTTATCTATTATTCAATTTCGCCTTCTCCTTGATAATATCGCTTATTTTTCGGTTATCGATTTTGCTTTCGAGCCAAGAAATAATATCGAGGTAGAGAAATGCTCTCTTCTCGTAGGTGTTTTTTTCTAGTTCGACGAAACGCTCTTTTACTTTAATGAATTCTTTTTTGATGTCTGTTGGATAAATAGTGCTTAATTTTTTCAAAAAGCGAATGATTTCCTTTTGTACTTCGTGTAAATCATTCATTTTGATTAGAAATTTATAGGTACTCACCAACTGATTTTCTAAATTGAAATCTTTGCCAGATTCATAATGCGCAATCAGGCACAACAATCGGGCGAAGCAAGCCAAATCTTCTCGAACATACAAGTTTTTGTTATTGATGATTTTTTCGAGATAAAACACACATTCATTGTATTTTTCGTTACCAAAATAAATACAGGCAATTTTGTAGTAAAACAACATTTCGTGATGCTCGTCCAAATGTTCGTTATGCAAATTTATTTTATCTAAAACTTCTGGAATCAGGTATTCTGCTTCGGCAAAAGTTCCTTCGAGAATGTGATAATTGAGTTTGTTATTGTATAAATATAGGAACGACAACGAAGTAATGTTATCGTTAACCGGAAACTGAGGATCGTTGATGGTTTCTTCCAGCATTTCGAGGTATTTCTTGAAATTGCTCTTGTATTTTAGCATAAATAACGACTCTAATAAATAGTGATTTCCTTTTAAGAAAAATACCGGATTGAGGAAAATCATATTTCTATTGTCATAAAAAAGAGTAACCCATTTGTGCGAAAATTTATAACAGGCCAAAAAGTCTTGAACTAAAAAACTGCGCCACAAATTGGCATTAAAATACCAATACCGTTCTCTGAAACCGTATTTCTTTTCGTCGAATTTAGAAATGTGTTTCTTGAAATAATCATCGATATAGTTGTATTCTTCATCGCTGCGCACATAACCCGTTTTCAGCATGATACCGTACAATTGCAGCGACAAATTCGATAGCTTGCTCGAAATCGTGTTTTTATAATTCAATTCTTTGGCTTGAATGACCAATTCATCGGCACGACCTTGAATACTTCGGGTGATGTATTGCGATTCGATTAGTTTTTCGAACTCGACAATTTCATACGCCATGTATTTTTCATCGTTTTCCAGTGCAATTTGTTTGGTTTTATCCAAGATTTTCAAACTTTGCTTGTACAAGCCTTTGTTGTACAGAATAGTAGCAAAATCGATTTGCTCTCTTAATTGATAGCGAACATTTTGGCTTGGAATATTCAACCGAATACTCACCAAAATTTGTTTGTACAAATAGGATTTGAGGTTGGATAGTTGTATTTTTTTAATCACCCCGCTTTTCAGGATATTTTTCTCGTCATAGACTTCTGACTTGTCTAAAATATTAAACAATTCGATGAATTTGGTATTGGAACTTGTTTCCAAACGACTGGCAAAAATCTTAAATTGTCTCTTTTCAGACTTCGAAAGGGATTTTATTAATACAAATAAGGAATCTTTTTGATGGTTAGCCATTGTAAAATATAATGTTGTAATAAGTTGTTTATAAGTAGTTTATAATGTAATTACAGGTCTTATAAACAGTATAATTTTGAAAAATGATTTTTATAATATACAATCAAAATCTATTTTTGTTCAAAGTTGTGAAATTACATTAAATATTTTAAATATGAAATGAGCATAACCTAATATTGGTGGCAAGTACCAATCTAGATATGCGACTCGAGCCAAGCGAACAGGCGAAGCAATTACATATGACCATAAAAAACAATAATTATCTACATATGAATACAGACAAAGTCCAAATTTTTGATACCACTTTAAGAGACGGGGAGCAGGTCCCAGGATGTAAATTAGATACAAACCAAAAATTAGTTATTGCGGAACGCCTAGACGAAATGGGTGTTGATATTATTGAAGCGGGATTTCCAGTTTCAAGTCCCGGAGATTTTTTATCCGTTTCTGAAATATGCAAAATAGTAAAAAACGCTACAGTTTGTGGGCTTACCAGAGCTGTTAAAAACGATATTGATGTAGCTGCAGCAGCTTTAAAACCAGCACTAAAACCCCGTATCCATACCGGAATTGGAACGTCGAATTCACATATTATTCATAAGTTGAATACCACCAGAGAAGATATTATTACCAGAGCAAAATATGCCGTTTCGTATGCCAAATCTTATGTTGAGGATGTAGAATTTTATGCAGAAGATGCCGGTCGTACAGAGAATGATTTCTTGGCGCGAGTCTGTGAAGAAGTCATAAAATCAGGAGCTACAGTCTTAAACATTCCCGACACCACAGGCTATTGTTTACCCGAAGAATACGGTGCAAAAATAAAATACCTCAAAGAAAACGTAAAAGGAATCGAAAATGTAATTCTATCCTGTCACTGTCACAACGATTTAGGTATGGCTACAGCCAATTCGATTGCCGGCGTGATCAATGGGGCAAGACAAATAGAATGTACTATTAATGGAATAGGGGAGCGAGCAGGAAATACTGCGCTTGAAGAGGTCGTAATGATTCTTAGACAGCATCCTTATTTGAATTTAGATACCAATATCAACTCTCGCCAATTGAATGAAATGAGCCGATTGGTATCAGAAAGTATGGGAATGATCGTCCAACCAAATAAAGCAATTGTTGGAGCGAACGCTTTTTCGCACAGTTCAGGAATTCATCAGGATGGGGTGATCAAAAACAGAGAAACCTACGAAATTATGGATCCTCTAGAAGTGGGCGTCAACGAATCTTCGATTATTCTTACTGCCAGAAGCGGTAGAGCAGCCTTGGCCTACAGAGCCAAAAAAGTGGGATATGAGTTGACAAAAGTACAATTGGATATTGTCTATGCCGAATTTTTAAAATTTGCCGATATCAAAAAAGAAGTAGTAGATAACGATATTCACCAAATCATAGAAGCTTGCAAAATTGAAAGCGAATTGATTAGAAACTAATAATTAAAACAAGAATGGAATTAAATAAATATAGCAAGACCATAACTCAAGATATTACTCAACCTGCTGCACAGGCTATGTTGTATGGAATAGGATTAACCGAAGAGGATTTGAACAAAGCGCAAGTAGGAATTGTAAGTATGGGTTATGAAGGGAATACCTGTAATATGCACTTGAATGATTTGGCCAAAGATGTTAAAAAAGGAGTTTGGGCTGCCGATTTAGTAGGACTAATTTTCAATACCATCGGAGTAAGTGATGGAATTTCGAACGGAACGGAAGGCATGCGTTTTTCATTAGTTTCCCGTGATGTCATTGCCGATTCTATCGAAACGGTAATGGGAGCGCAGTGGTATGACGCTATGATTGCCATTCCGGGTTGCGACAAAAATATGCCTGGAGCATTGATTGCAATGGGAAGAGTGAACCGTCCTGCCATTATGGTCTATGGAGGAACAATAAACTCTGGTCGATGGAAAGGCGAACACCTTAATATCGTTTCTGCATTCGAAGCTTTAGGAAAAAAATTCAAAAATGCCATTTCGGATGAAGATTTCAAAGGGGTAATCAAAAATTCTTGCCCGGGTCCAGGGGCTTGTGGCGGAATGTACACAGCAAACACTATGGCATCGGCTATCGAAGCTTTAGGGATGAGTTTGCCGTACAGCTCATCCAATCCGGCGGTCAGTCAAGATAAACTCAAAGAGTGTGACGATGCTGGAAAAGCCATCAGAAGATTATTAGAAAAAGATATCAAACCTAGAGACATCATGACTCGTAAAGCTTTCGAAAATGCCATCACTATTGTGGCGGTTTTGGGAGGTTCGACCAATGCGGTGATGCACTTGATCGCTATGGCGCATTCGGTTGATATCGAAATTACTTTGGATGATTTTCAAAATATAAGCGATAAAACACCTGTTTTAGCCGATTTGAAACCAAGTGGAAAATTCATGATGGAGGATTTACACGCCGTTGGAGGTGTTCCCGCCGTTATGAAATACCTATTGAAAGAAGGCTATATTCACGGAGATTGTTTGACCGTAACCGGAAAAACTGTGGCTGAAAATTTAGCATCTGTACCCGATTTAGAAAAAGGTCAAGAAATTGTTCAAGAAGTAAAAAATGCACTGAAATCAACAGGAAACATCCAAATATTATACGGAAATCTTGCTACTGAAGGCTGTGTGGCCAAAATTAGCGGAAAAGAAGGCGAATATTTTGAAGGAACCGCTGTAGTTTTCGAGAGTGAATTTGAGGTTATTCCAGGACTTGAAAAAGGAATGGTCAAACCAGGCGATGTCGTCGTCATCAGGTATTGCGGTCCAAAAGGCGGCCCAGGAATGCCAGAAATGCTAAAACCTACTTCCGCCATTATGGGTGCTGGTTTAGGTGATAAAGTGGCTTTGATTACCGATGGCAGATTTTCAGGAGGTTCACACGGTTTCGTAGTAGGACATATCACACCAGAAGCTTATGATGGGGGCGGAATTGCACTCATCGAAAATGGAGATATCATAACAATTGATGCTGTAAAAAACACGATCAATCTGAAAATTCCTGATGCAGAATATGCTGAAAGATTAGCCAATTGGGTGCAACCGGATTTGAAAGCAACAAAAGGAGTATTGCTTAAATATGCCAGATCGGTTTCTAGCGCCTCGACAGGTTGTGTAACTGATAAGTAAAGACTCTAACCCTCGCAGGGGGAAATGAGTAACAAATAAAAATAATATTCGAAAATAATTATATCCACCTTTGCTAGTATCGGCTTCCTTTCCTTTGGTAAGGGTTGGGGTGAGGAATAAAAATTAAAAAATGGAAAATACTAAAATATCAGGCGCTGAAGCGGTTATACGATGTTTACTCGAAGAAGGAGTGGACTTGATTTATGGCTATCCCGGTGGTGCCATTATGCCCGTTTACGACGAATTATATAAATTTAAAGAAGAATTGCACCACGTTTTAGTACGTCACGAACAAGGTGCAACCCACGCCGCTCAAGGCTACGCAAGAGCAACCGGAAAAGTAGGAGTAGCCATAGCAACTTCGGGACCGGGAGCCACCAATTTAGTCACTGGAATTGCCGATGCGCAAATCGATTCTACTCCAATGGTTTGCATCACAGGTCAAGTGGGTAAACATTTATTAGGTTCTGATGCGTTTCAGGAAACAGATATTATCGGGATTTCGACTCCGGTAACTAAGTGGAATTACCAAATCACCGAGGCTTCTGAAATTCCAGAAATAATCGCCAAAGCTTTTTTTATTGCCAAATCAGGTCGTCCAGGTCCAGTGTTGATTGATATTACAAAAAATGCGCAATTTGACTTGATGGACTTTAGTTATAAAAAATGTACCTCCATCAGAAGCTACACCCCAAAACCAACTTTAAATCTTGATAAAGTGGCCGAAGCTGCTGCATTAATCAATAATGCCAAAAAACCGTACATTATTTTTGGTCAAGGTATTATTTTGGGTGAAGCAGAAGCAGAATTAAAAGAATTAATAGAAAAATCTGGAATTCCAGCCGCTTGGACTATTTTGGGACTTTCAGCTTTACCAACAGACCATCCTTTGAATGTGGGAATGCTTGGAATGCACGGAAACTATGGTCCCAATTTACTAACCAATGAATGTGATGTATTAATCGCTTTGGGAATGCGTTTCGATGATAGGGTCACCGGTAATCTTGCGACTTATGCCAAACAAGCCAAAGTAATTCATTTCGAAATTGATCCTGCCGAAGTCGACAAAAACGTTAAGACTACCGTTGCAGTTTTAGCCGATGTGAAAGAATCGCTACAAGCCTTGATTCCGATGATCGAAAACAAGACACACGAAGCGTGGCACAACGAGTTTAAAGCGTATTACAAAATTGAATTCGAAGCCGTAATCAACGAAGAACTTGCACCTACAAAAGGAGGGATTTCTATGGGAGAAACCATTGAAATGATCAACAAACACTCGAAAGGAGATGCCATTATAGTACCAGATGTTGGACAACACCAAATGTTTGCTTGCCGTTATGCCAAATTCAATTCATCCAAAAGTATGATCAATTCCGGTGGATTAGGTACAATGGGATTTTCATTGCCGGCTGCAATAGGCGCCAAAATGGGAAGACCAGACCGCGAAGTTGTGGCTATTATTGGTGATGGTGGTTTTCAAATGACCATTCAGGAGTTGGGAACTATTTTCCAAACCAAAGTGGCAGTAAAAATTGTGGTGCTGAACAATGAATTTTTAGGAATGGTGCGTCAATGGCAAGAATTGTTTTTCGATAGCCGTTATGCCTCAACAGTAATGACCAATCCTAATTTTGTAGCCATCGCTGAAGGCTATCATATACAATCCAAAAAAGTCGTGAATCGTGAAGATTTGGATGCAGCTGTAGCCGAAATGCTCGCTTCAAAAGACTCTTACTTCCTAGAAGTAATGATTGAAAAAGAAAACAATGTATTTCCTATGATTCCAACAGGAGCTTCGGTTTCGGAAATGCGATTATCATAAAAATAGTTTAAGGTTTAAGGTTTAAAGTTGTTTGAACATTTTTAAACTTTAAACAACTTTAAACAACATTAAACAATTAATAAATGGAAAATAAAATATTCACCATTTCGGTGTATTCAGAAAACAACGTTGGCCTACTCAACCGAATATCAGGAATATTCTTGAAACGCCACATCAATATATTGAGTTTAAATGTATCCGAATCTGAAATCGAAAATGTTTCCAGATTCATTATTGTAGTGAAAACTACCGAAAAATGGGTACAAAATATCGTGGGTCAAATCGAAAAACAAATCGAAGTAATCAAAGCTTTCTATCATATCGATGAAGAAACCATTTTCTTAGAAAGTGCCATCTTCAAAATTGAATCTAGCCTATTATTCGACGAAAGACAAATCCAGAACATAATCAAAGAAAGTCACTCTGAAATTGTGACCGTTTCCAGAGACTTTTTTGTGATTTCAAAATCCGGAAAACGTTCCGAAATCAATGAATTATACGACAAGTTGAAACCTTATGGCATCATGCAATTTGTGCGTTCTGGTAGAATATCAGTTTCTAAAGAAAAAATGGAAGTGACCACTTTATTAGAAGATCTTAAATAGGCTTGAGTCCCGACCGCTATCGGGAGCAGCTTTTGGAAAAGCATAACTTTAAATACTAAAATAGAAATCATACAATTATTAAACACTAAAAAATGGCAAATTATTTCAATTCATTACCACTTAGATTACAATTAGAACAATTAGGCGTTTGCGAATTTATGGATCAATCCGAATTTGCAGAGGGAATAGAGGCACTTAAAGAAAAAAAAGTAGTCATTGTAGGTTGCGGAGCTCAAGGTTTGAATCAAGGTTTGAACATGAGAGATTCTGGCTTAGATATTTCGTATGCTTTGCGTGCCGAAGCGATTGC is part of the Flavobacterium nackdongense genome and encodes:
- a CDS encoding 2-isopropylmalate synthase, giving the protein MNTDKVQIFDTTLRDGEQVPGCKLDTNQKLVIAERLDEMGVDIIEAGFPVSSPGDFLSVSEICKIVKNATVCGLTRAVKNDIDVAAAALKPALKPRIHTGIGTSNSHIIHKLNTTREDIITRAKYAVSYAKSYVEDVEFYAEDAGRTENDFLARVCEEVIKSGATVLNIPDTTGYCLPEEYGAKIKYLKENVKGIENVILSCHCHNDLGMATANSIAGVINGARQIECTINGIGERAGNTALEEVVMILRQHPYLNLDTNINSRQLNEMSRLVSESMGMIVQPNKAIVGANAFSHSSGIHQDGVIKNRETYEIMDPLEVGVNESSIILTARSGRAALAYRAKKVGYELTKVQLDIVYAEFLKFADIKKEVVDNDIHQIIEACKIESELIRN
- the ilvN gene encoding acetolactate synthase small subunit: MENKIFTISVYSENNVGLLNRISGIFLKRHINILSLNVSESEIENVSRFIIVVKTTEKWVQNIVGQIEKQIEVIKAFYHIDEETIFLESAIFKIESSLLFDERQIQNIIKESHSEIVTVSRDFFVISKSGKRSEINELYDKLKPYGIMQFVRSGRISVSKEKMEVTTLLEDLK
- a CDS encoding Sau3AI family type II restriction endonuclease — protein: MKLPYNPSDKNSIIEYAKKLKGKSLRQVCDSKVLEHSYSGKGNFGQVLEKFYFGYEPNSLAEADFAQIGMELKSSPLKQLKNNEYRSKERLVLNIINYANVVNQNFENSDFIKKNACILLIFYLHQAGFDILDYLIKLVDEWSFPSTDLEIIKKDWELITKKIADGKAHELSEGDTFYLGACTKGANSLSVRKQPFSEIPAKQRAYSFKQGYVNHIIASIANESKETYGKLIPNVQVAKKQTIEEIVISKFKPFYGKSEEEIVNILKIKINTKAKSFHANLTKAILGIELDKEIEEFEKAEIIVKTVRLKENDLPKEDISFPNFKYEEIVNQDWEDSDFAAILEHKFLFVFFQFENEKLILRKVKFWNMPYLDLIQVEKVWTKTKQIVVKGEIVKEIKTNKKGNEIRFTNFPSKKFNSISHVRPHATNALDTYELPKKDRLTKQNEYTKHCFWLNNSYVKNEIYLK
- the ilvB gene encoding biosynthetic-type acetolactate synthase large subunit, with the protein product MENTKISGAEAVIRCLLEEGVDLIYGYPGGAIMPVYDELYKFKEELHHVLVRHEQGATHAAQGYARATGKVGVAIATSGPGATNLVTGIADAQIDSTPMVCITGQVGKHLLGSDAFQETDIIGISTPVTKWNYQITEASEIPEIIAKAFFIAKSGRPGPVLIDITKNAQFDLMDFSYKKCTSIRSYTPKPTLNLDKVAEAAALINNAKKPYIIFGQGIILGEAEAELKELIEKSGIPAAWTILGLSALPTDHPLNVGMLGMHGNYGPNLLTNECDVLIALGMRFDDRVTGNLATYAKQAKVIHFEIDPAEVDKNVKTTVAVLADVKESLQALIPMIENKTHEAWHNEFKAYYKIEFEAVINEELAPTKGGISMGETIEMINKHSKGDAIIVPDVGQHQMFACRYAKFNSSKSMINSGGLGTMGFSLPAAIGAKMGRPDREVVAIIGDGGFQMTIQELGTIFQTKVAVKIVVLNNEFLGMVRQWQELFFDSRYASTVMTNPNFVAIAEGYHIQSKKVVNREDLDAAVAEMLASKDSYFLEVMIEKENNVFPMIPTGASVSEMRLS
- the ilvD gene encoding dihydroxy-acid dehydratase yields the protein MELNKYSKTITQDITQPAAQAMLYGIGLTEEDLNKAQVGIVSMGYEGNTCNMHLNDLAKDVKKGVWAADLVGLIFNTIGVSDGISNGTEGMRFSLVSRDVIADSIETVMGAQWYDAMIAIPGCDKNMPGALIAMGRVNRPAIMVYGGTINSGRWKGEHLNIVSAFEALGKKFKNAISDEDFKGVIKNSCPGPGACGGMYTANTMASAIEALGMSLPYSSSNPAVSQDKLKECDDAGKAIRRLLEKDIKPRDIMTRKAFENAITIVAVLGGSTNAVMHLIAMAHSVDIEITLDDFQNISDKTPVLADLKPSGKFMMEDLHAVGGVPAVMKYLLKEGYIHGDCLTVTGKTVAENLASVPDLEKGQEIVQEVKNALKSTGNIQILYGNLATEGCVAKISGKEGEYFEGTAVVFESEFEVIPGLEKGMVKPGDVVVIRYCGPKGGPGMPEMLKPTSAIMGAGLGDKVALITDGRFSGGSHGFVVGHITPEAYDGGGIALIENGDIITIDAVKNTINLKIPDAEYAERLANWVQPDLKATKGVLLKYARSVSSASTGCVTDK
- a CDS encoding DNA methyltransferase, producing MAKITDSLIELTKLENLDKIKNAVLEIKNDISNLKADKYGVLKIEQNGATIHVNAQFINNEFAQILETKTIERTKYYIQRLVKSLTEIKTSKLNDINLRLWKQYDDILTDSLWIIDKRDKSGAHAASYWGNFVPQIPNQFLRRYTKKGEWVLDTFLGSGTTLIESKRLGRNGIGIEINPQVIDLATKNISKEKKQFDNRTEIINADCTVLSYEETLKKIGVKSVQFLIMHPPYWDIIKFSDNPNDISNEKSLEGFLSKMGNLIEQSYKVLDKGRYCALVIADKYSDGELIPLGFYTMQEFLKRGYKLKATIVKNFEDTKGKTNQKELWRYRALVGGLYIFKHEYIFLFKK